Below is a genomic region from Actinomadura rubteroloni.
GCCCTGTTCGCGCCGATGTTCGACAGCGCCACCGCCGACAAGCACGGCCGCCCCAACATCACCCGCTATGTCTTCCTCGACCCCGGTGCGCACGACTTCTTCGTCGACTGGGACGCCGCCGGCGTCGCCACCGCCGCCCTTCTTCGCGCCGAGGTCGGACGCGAGCCCCGTGATCGGGCATTGCGGGAACTCGTCGGCGAACTGTCCACCCTCAGCCCGGAGTTCCGCAGCCAATGGGCCGCGCACGACGTCCTGATGCGCCACGACGGCGTCAAACGGCTCCAGCACCCCGACGTCGGCCACCTGGAACTGACCTTCCAGTCCCTCGACCTACCGTTGTCGGACCGAGCCGTGCACGATCTGATCATCTACACCGCCGAACCCGGCACCCCGTCCGAAGACCGTCTTAAACTCCTCACCATCTGGGCGGCAACACAGTCTCGGGCGGAACAGCCCACCGGCCATTCTCCTCAGCCCGGACCCTTCTGATTCTTCGCGGTCCGCCGCCGGGAGCCCGGAGCTCGGCCATTCACTTCAGGAGTCGGTCGGCAACTGGAGGTCAAGAGCGTTTTCGGCCGCGTCCACCTGCTCAGCATGGAGATCGGCCCGCGCGCGCCGACATTCCCGCGCAGAAGCCCTGGCGGGTCCAGAATACGGCCCGGGAAAACAGAATCAAGGGGGTCATCGTGAGCCCCGAGCCGGAGAACATATCTCTGCGGGAGCAGGGGTCGCCACGCCTTGCCGGGAAGGCGTTCCTCCCTCTGCGGGTCAGCGCTGCGATCCGGATTCCGCCGCGGGCAACCTGTCCGGTGCAGTGTCCTCGGTGACGCTCAGGTCCTGGGTTCCTATGACGGACAGCAGTTCCAGCTGCTCGGCTCCCGGGCTTCCGGGCGGTGCGGTGAACCACAGCAGGCGCTGGCGTCCGTCCTCGCTGAGCAGGTTGTAGCAGTCGAGTTCGATGACGCCGAGCGTCGGGTGGACGATCTTCTTGTGGTCCATGCGGCGCACCGCGACGTCGTGGGTGTCCCAGAGGGCTGCGAACTCCTCGCTACGACGGCGTAGCACAGCGATCATCTTCGTGACCTCCGCGTCCCTGCCGCGCCGGGCGGCCGCTGCCTGGAGGTCGGCCACGAACACCCGGGAGTGGTGGGGGTGGTCCTCGTGCGGGTATCTCTCGCGCGCCTGCGGGTCGGTGAACCAGCGGTACACGAAGCTCGCCGCCGGGCCGCGGTGTGCCGGGGACTTGCCGAGCAGGTTCCGGGCCAGGTCGTTCTCCACCAGGGTCTCGTGCAGATCGGTGATGACGCGCGCGGGCGTGTTGGACAGCCGGTCCAGGAGTCCGAGAAGTGCGGGCTGCACGTGTGCCGACGGTCCGTGTGCTGAGGGCGGGACCGGCCGTTCGGCCAGGTGGAACAGGTGGTCGCGCTCGTCGCCGTTCAGGCGCAGGGCTCGGGCGAGGGCCGCCAGGGTCTGGGGCGAGGGCTGCACGCCATTCTTTGCGCTGCCGCGTTCCAGCTCGGTGTAGTAGTCGGCCGACAGCCCCGCCAACTGGGCGACTTCCTCGCGGCGCAGCCCGGGGACGCGACGGCGCGGGCCTTGGGGGAGACCGACCTCGGCAGGACGGATGCGGTCGCGGCGTGTCCTGAGGAAGGCGCCGAGTTCTGGAAGGTTCACCCCTCCATGGTCGCGCGCGTGCCAGGCGGTAGCCAGGGGGTGGCGTCCCCTGGGTGAACGCAGCCCTGGCTAGGGGCGGGGGACCGGCCGATCGTTGAGGACGCAGCAGGGCGACGGCGAGACCGCGGCCTGATCGCATCCACCACAGGAGTCAGTAATGCCTATCCCCACTTCCGACGGGATCGCTGCCCCGGCCCAGCCGTCCGTCTCACCCCGTGTCGCGATCGTCACCGGCGGCTCGCGCGGCATCGGCCGCCGGACCGTCGGCCGGCTGGCCGCCGACGGGTACGCCGTCGTGGTCGGCTATGCCGGCAACCAGGGCGAGGCCGAAGCCGCCGTGAAGGAGGTCGTCA
It encodes:
- a CDS encoding helix-turn-helix transcriptional regulator gives rise to the protein MDQPAGNREEIRDFLTRRRAKITPAQAGLPTSARRRVPGLRREEVAVLAGVSTEWYTRLEKGHIGGVSEDVLDAVARALRLDDDERTYLFDLARSSRPASRTPSRRRDVEVPPRVQWLLDSMTMSAAFVRNGRTDIVGANPLARALFAPMFDSATADKHGRPNITRYVFLDPGAHDFFVDWDAAGVATAALLRAEVGREPRDRALRELVGELSTLSPEFRSQWAAHDVLMRHDGVKRLQHPDVGHLELTFQSLDLPLSDRAVHDLIIYTAEPGTPSEDRLKLLTIWAATQSRAEQPTGHSPQPGPF
- a CDS encoding helix-turn-helix transcriptional regulator, whose translation is MNLPELGAFLRTRRDRIRPAEVGLPQGPRRRVPGLRREEVAQLAGLSADYYTELERGSAKNGVQPSPQTLAALARALRLNGDERDHLFHLAERPVPPSAHGPSAHVQPALLGLLDRLSNTPARVITDLHETLVENDLARNLLGKSPAHRGPAASFVYRWFTDPQARERYPHEDHPHHSRVFVADLQAAAARRGRDAEVTKMIAVLRRRSEEFAALWDTHDVAVRRMDHKKIVHPTLGVIELDCYNLLSEDGRQRLLWFTAPPGSPGAEQLELLSVIGTQDLSVTEDTAPDRLPAAESGSQR